A region from the candidate division WOR-3 bacterium genome encodes:
- a CDS encoding transposase gives MSKRVIKPGAIYYIWTTTKDCIEIFNDPHWARFLLLSIGYHRYMLNYKIYGYLIMPESFYVIIQPGKMFTVSKIMKLIKGNFARKYNEVKKREGTVWSQSFDAELVENMAQLKEHLDYIHMQPVNRGLAKDPGEYEFSSYNNYSRARRTTIQLVIDSLPEDFK, from the coding sequence ATGTCAAAACGTGTAATAAAACCCGGAGCAATCTACTACATCTGGACCACAACCAAGGACTGTATTGAAATATTCAATGACCCTCACTGGGCAAGATTCCTTTTATTATCCATTGGCTACCATCGCTATATGCTGAATTACAAAATCTATGGCTATCTAATAATGCCCGAATCGTTTTATGTTATAATACAACCCGGGAAAATGTTTACTGTTTCAAAAATAATGAAATTGATTAAGGGAAACTTCGCAAGAAAATATAATGAAGTAAAAAAAAGAGAAGGTACGGTCTGGTCACAAAGTTTTGATGCGGAGCTTGTTGAAAATATGGCACAGTTAAAGGAACATCTTGATTACATCCACATGCAGCCGGTCAACCGCGGGCTTGCCAAAGATCCCGGGGAATATGAATTTTCAAGTTACAACAACTATTCTCGTGCCCGTCGAACCACTATTCAACTGGTGATAGACTCATTACCCGAAGATTTTAAATGA
- a CDS encoding aminotransferase class V-fold PLP-dependent enzyme codes for MSGKNYKLTLKKLAKQIIGLNEEVVLLDGSKRRYINFDNAASTPALLPVQKKIGEFLKWYSNVHRGTGFKSQLSSWVFEEARNIIADFVKADDNCCVIFCKNTTEAINKLSSRFQCPALDKEKPIVLTTIMEHHSNELPWRKVAQVVHIELNPDGTINKNDFYEKLKKYAGRIQLVAISGASNVTGYINPIYEFARLTHEVGAQIAVDAAQLAPHRPIDMKPKNDPEHIDYLSFSAHKMYAPYGIGVLVGDKSAFLYGTPDDVGGGTADIVDLESAYWKDLPEREEAGTPDIIGVVALAEVIRLINKVGFDEIIKHETKLTAYALKELNKIPEIIIYGDRDPKNAHNRLGVISFNIKGMHHALVSAILSYEGGIGVRNGCFCAHPYVKCLLGVTQEEAKKIEKMIINRDRSEIPGAVRISFGIYNTKKEIDFLIEMLQKIVRKEYRGKYLLDKERGEYYPENFKFNFSEFFDFD; via the coding sequence ATGTCTGGCAAAAATTATAAATTAACATTAAAAAAATTGGCGAAACAAATAATTGGTCTTAATGAAGAGGTTGTGCTTCTGGATGGCTCAAAAAGAAGATATATAAATTTTGATAATGCCGCGAGCACACCTGCACTACTACCCGTTCAGAAAAAAATCGGCGAATTTTTAAAATGGTATTCAAATGTCCATCGTGGTACTGGATTCAAATCACAACTCTCTTCATGGGTCTTTGAAGAAGCAAGGAATATAATTGCAGATTTTGTCAAAGCCGATGACAATTGCTGTGTAATATTCTGTAAAAATACAACCGAGGCAATAAATAAACTTTCCAGCAGGTTCCAATGTCCTGCCTTGGATAAAGAAAAACCTATCGTCCTTACTACAATTATGGAGCACCACTCAAACGAATTGCCCTGGCGTAAAGTTGCACAGGTGGTTCACATTGAACTAAATCCTGATGGAACAATAAACAAAAATGATTTTTATGAAAAATTAAAAAAATATGCTGGTAGAATACAACTCGTTGCGATAAGTGGGGCATCAAATGTTACCGGCTATATAAATCCGATATATGAATTTGCCCGCCTGACACATGAAGTTGGTGCCCAGATTGCAGTTGATGCCGCACAACTTGCACCTCATAGGCCAATAGATATGAAACCTAAAAACGACCCTGAACATATTGATTATCTGTCTTTCTCCGCCCACAAAATGTATGCACCTTATGGGATAGGTGTCCTCGTCGGTGATAAATCCGCATTTCTGTATGGCACACCTGATGATGTAGGTGGAGGAACTGCGGATATTGTAGACTTGGAGAGTGCCTACTGGAAAGACTTGCCCGAAAGAGAAGAAGCTGGAACCCCTGATATAATCGGTGTCGTTGCCCTTGCCGAGGTTATCAGACTGATTAATAAGGTGGGGTTTGACGAGATAATTAAACACGAAACCAAACTCACTGCCTATGCCCTTAAAGAACTGAACAAAATTCCAGAAATAATCATTTATGGTGACCGAGACCCGAAAAATGCACATAACCGACTGGGGGTCATCTCTTTTAACATCAAGGGAATGCACCATGCACTCGTCTCTGCAATCTTAAGTTATGAAGGTGGCATTGGGGTTCGTAATGGTTGTTTCTGTGCCCACCCCTATGTAAAGTGCCTGCTCGGTGTTACACAGGAAGAAGCAAAAAAGATTGAAAAAATGATTATAAATAGGGACCGTTCTGAAATACCGGGTGCGGTGAGAATAAGCTTTGGAATTTATAATACGAAAAAAGAGATTGATTTTCTAATAGAAATGCTGCAAAAGATTGTAAGAAAAGAATACAGAGGCAAATATCTTTTGGACAAAGAACGGGGCGAATACTATCCCGAAAACTTCAAATTTAATTTCTCAGAATTTTTTGATTTTGATTAA
- the gyrB gene encoding DNA topoisomerase (ATP-hydrolyzing) subunit B, whose amino-acid sequence MDEEKMKNKVEDRYDASQIQILKGLEAVRRRPAMYIGDVGIRGLHHLIFEVVDNSVDEALAGHCDHIRVTIDKDIVEVEDNGRGIPTDMHPTQKKSALEVVMTMLHAGGKFDDKVYRISGGLHGVGVSAVNALCEFLEAEVYRDGKIYFQRYKKGEPEEPVKVIGKAKKRGTKIRFKPDKDIFRKVEFNKEIVAQRLREIAFLNKGLKIDFEDLKSGTKERFYSTEGVLDLVKYLDSGRQRLHKPFYVHDTQNGIEIEIAMEYNDSYLENIFTFANTINTHEGGTHLIGFKSALTRTLNEYARKHNQLKEDLAFTGEDTREGLTAVVSIKIKEPQFEGQTKTKLGNPEAKGAVESLMNEKFYAFLEENPRIANVIVNKVLTAAKSREAARKARELTRRKSLIDSEFLPGKLADCSSENPDEAEIFVVEGDSAGGSAKQGRDRRFQAILPLRGKIINVEKSGLNKILSNEEIRTLISAIGCGIGEDDFDISKLRYKKIVIMTDADVDGAHIRTLLLTFFFRFMRELIDAGVIYIAQPPLYRIRYDKKEEYLYSDEELQKFLKKHSGEKYDIQRYKGLGEMNPEQLWKTTMDPEKRILKKVTMEDAAEADRLFSILMGDEVEPRRKFIEENAKFVENLDI is encoded by the coding sequence ATGGATGAAGAAAAAATGAAGAATAAAGTTGAAGATAGATATGATGCATCGCAGATTCAGATATTAAAAGGTCTTGAGGCAGTCCGTCGCAGGCCAGCAATGTATATCGGTGATGTAGGTATCAGAGGTCTGCATCACCTTATATTTGAAGTCGTTGACAATAGTGTTGATGAGGCACTTGCCGGACATTGTGACCATATCAGGGTGACGATTGATAAAGATATTGTTGAGGTTGAAGATAATGGCAGGGGTATTCCCACTGATATGCATCCAACACAGAAAAAATCTGCGCTTGAGGTCGTTATGACAATGCTCCATGCCGGAGGAAAATTTGACGATAAAGTCTACCGGATAAGCGGTGGTTTGCACGGAGTTGGTGTTTCCGCGGTGAATGCACTCTGCGAATTTCTTGAAGCAGAGGTATATCGTGATGGTAAGATATATTTTCAAAGATATAAAAAAGGTGAACCTGAAGAGCCAGTAAAAGTAATAGGAAAGGCAAAGAAAAGAGGTACCAAGATAAGATTTAAACCGGATAAAGACATATTCCGAAAAGTTGAATTTAACAAAGAAATTGTAGCACAACGACTAAGAGAAATTGCATTTTTAAATAAAGGACTAAAGATTGACTTTGAAGATTTAAAATCAGGCACAAAAGAAAGATTCTATTCAACCGAAGGTGTGCTTGACCTTGTCAAATATCTTGATTCGGGCAGGCAAAGACTACACAAACCATTCTATGTCCACGATACCCAGAATGGCATTGAGATTGAAATCGCAATGGAATATAATGATTCATATCTTGAAAATATATTCACATTTGCCAACACAATAAATACCCATGAGGGCGGAACACATCTTATAGGATTCAAATCAGCATTAACGAGAACCCTCAATGAATACGCAAGAAAACACAATCAACTGAAAGAGGACCTTGCTTTTACCGGAGAAGATACCCGGGAAGGGCTCACTGCCGTTGTATCTATAAAGATAAAAGAACCGCAATTTGAAGGACAGACCAAAACAAAATTAGGTAACCCTGAAGCAAAGGGTGCTGTTGAATCCTTGATGAACGAAAAATTTTATGCCTTCCTTGAAGAAAACCCAAGGATTGCAAATGTGATTGTTAATAAAGTCCTGACCGCAGCCAAATCCCGTGAAGCAGCAAGAAAGGCAAGAGAACTAACCCGAAGAAAATCGCTGATTGATAGCGAATTCCTGCCGGGCAAGCTCGCGGATTGCTCCAGTGAGAATCCGGATGAGGCTGAAATATTTGTTGTTGAGGGAGATTCCGCAGGAGGTAGTGCCAAGCAAGGAAGGGATAGAAGATTCCAGGCGATACTACCTTTAAGGGGTAAAATTATCAATGTGGAGAAAAGCGGGTTAAACAAAATTCTCAGCAACGAAGAGATAAGGACATTGATTTCTGCGATTGGCTGTGGTATCGGTGAGGATGACTTTGATATTTCTAAATTGCGATATAAAAAGATTGTGATTATGACCGATGCCGATGTTGATGGCGCGCATATAAGAACTCTTCTTCTTACCTTCTTTTTCAGATTTATGAGGGAATTGATTGATGCCGGAGTTATCTATATTGCCCAACCACCACTATATCGCATCCGTTACGATAAAAAAGAGGAATATTTGTACTCTGACGAAGAACTACAAAAATTCTTAAAAAAACACTCTGGGGAAAAATATGACATTCAGCGTTATAAAGGTCTTGGCGAAATGAATCCTGAGCAGCTCTGGAAGACAACGATGGACCCCGAGAAAAGAATTTTAAAAAAGGTAACGATGGAGGATGCAGCAGAGGCAGATAGGTTATTTTCAATACTTATGGGCGACGAAGTAGAACCCAGAAGAAAATTCATTGAAGAAAATGCAAAATTTGTTGAAAATCTTGATATTTAA
- a CDS encoding M42 family metallopeptidase produces MNHLQNLKELSEAFGISGYEDDIVEILKGKFAKYARVLRDRIGSVIAQKNGTNDSPKIMFAAHMDEIGFMVKEITKEGFIKFLPIGGWWDGNLPGMRVRVKNKKGELIPGVIGLKPIHELSPEERKKLPEIDHMYIDVGATKNFQVTEKLGIKPGDPIMPVGPFEQMANGDLLLAKAWDDRVGCALLVDMLQELSAIEHPNTAYLVGTVQEEVGLRGAKTSASLIQPDFAFALDVSICRDTPGNGADANEKLGAGVAILIYDRTMIPHKNLRDFVIELAETNNIPYHLTSIKGGYDTGAIHLTNFGVPSLALGIPTRYVHSASSIISYEDYENLLKLTILIVKNLNREVMEQILK; encoded by the coding sequence ATGAATCACTTACAGAATCTGAAAGAACTTTCAGAGGCATTTGGTATCTCAGGTTATGAAGATGATATTGTTGAGATACTGAAGGGAAAATTTGCAAAGTATGCAAGGGTTTTAAGAGACCGCATTGGTAGTGTAATTGCTCAGAAGAACGGAACGAATGATAGTCCAAAGATTATGTTCGCAGCACATATGGATGAAATTGGATTTATGGTTAAAGAAATCACAAAAGAAGGTTTCATAAAATTCTTGCCGATTGGTGGCTGGTGGGACGGCAATCTTCCTGGAATGCGCGTACGGGTTAAAAACAAAAAGGGTGAGCTCATTCCCGGGGTTATTGGATTGAAGCCTATCCACGAACTTTCTCCTGAAGAGAGAAAAAAACTTCCTGAAATAGACCATATGTATATTGATGTGGGGGCAACTAAAAATTTTCAAGTTACAGAAAAACTCGGAATAAAACCGGGAGACCCCATTATGCCTGTAGGTCCCTTTGAACAGATGGCGAACGGGGACCTATTGCTTGCCAAGGCATGGGACGACAGGGTCGGTTGTGCATTGCTGGTTGATATGCTACAGGAATTATCCGCAATTGAACATCCCAATACTGCCTATCTCGTGGGTACTGTCCAGGAAGAAGTTGGATTGAGGGGTGCCAAAACATCTGCTTCCTTAATACAGCCCGATTTTGCATTTGCACTTGATGTTAGTATCTGCCGCGATACCCCTGGGAATGGTGCTGATGCAAATGAAAAACTTGGCGCTGGTGTAGCAATTCTTATTTATGATCGGACAATGATACCACACAAAAATTTAAGGGATTTTGTAATAGAACTTGCAGAAACCAATAACATTCCGTATCATCTAACATCAATCAAGGGGGGATATGATACGGGCGCTATTCACCTCACAAATTTTGGCGTACCCAGTCTGGCATTGGGTATTCCAACGAGGTATGTCCACTCCGCCTCAAGTATCATATCTTATGAAGATTACGAGAATCTTTTGAAGTTAACGATACTCATTGTTAAAAATTTAAACCGTGAGGTGATGGAACAAATTTTAAAATAG
- a CDS encoding YifB family Mg chelatase-like AAA ATPase, giving the protein MLSRVLSCATFGIEGYLVNVEVDLSGGLPAFTTVGLPDNAVKESKDRVYAAIKNAGFRFPSKRITVNLAPADIKKEGSSFDLPIAIGILAASQTVRTGSLDRYAILGELSLDGSLRPIKGAISISLAARANKLDGLILPSANAKEAAIVEDINVYGFDNLIEVVAFLNGEIQVNPVSVDREGIFKSASKYPIDFAEVKGQYHAKRALEIAAAGGHNILMIGPPGTGKTMLARRLVTILPPMTLQEALETTKIHSVAGILPPGESLIGTRPFRSPHHTISDAGIIGGGHIPKPGEVSLAHNGVLFLDELPEFHKNVLEVLRQPLEDGSVTIGRAKVTLTYPARFMLAAAMNPCPCGYFTDPYHECRCTPVQIQHYRAKISGPLLDRIDIHIEVPGLKYDELKSAQPGESSEEIKKRVTRAREIQLNRFKDTKRKIFCNAHMETKDIRKYCTIDEESQNLLKTAIEKFGLSARAYDKILKVARTIADLESSDVIKVQHIAEAIQYRSLDKDVWQKL; this is encoded by the coding sequence ATGCTTTCCCGAGTTCTATCCTGTGCTACTTTTGGCATTGAAGGATATTTAGTAAATGTAGAAGTAGACCTTTCGGGTGGTCTTCCGGCATTTACTACAGTGGGGCTTCCGGACAATGCGGTAAAGGAATCTAAAGACCGTGTATATGCTGCGATAAAGAATGCAGGTTTCCGTTTTCCCTCAAAAAGAATCACAGTAAATTTAGCACCTGCTGATATAAAAAAAGAAGGTTCAAGTTTTGACTTACCAATTGCCATAGGTATTCTTGCAGCATCACAAACTGTTCGCACGGGCAGTCTTGATCGCTATGCGATTCTTGGTGAATTATCGCTTGACGGTTCATTAAGGCCGATAAAGGGTGCAATATCAATCTCGCTCGCTGCCCGGGCAAACAAACTTGATGGTTTGATTCTACCATCAGCAAATGCAAAAGAGGCTGCGATAGTTGAAGACATAAATGTCTATGGTTTTGATAACCTGATTGAAGTTGTAGCATTTTTGAATGGTGAAATACAGGTAAATCCCGTAAGCGTTGACCGAGAAGGCATATTCAAATCAGCCTCTAAATACCCTATTGACTTTGCCGAAGTAAAAGGGCAGTATCATGCAAAGAGGGCATTGGAAATTGCTGCGGCTGGTGGTCATAATATATTGATGATCGGACCACCCGGCACAGGAAAAACGATGCTCGCACGCAGGCTTGTTACAATACTTCCACCAATGACCCTGCAGGAAGCACTTGAAACAACAAAGATTCATTCAGTTGCCGGAATCCTTCCGCCGGGCGAATCACTTATTGGCACAAGGCCATTTCGCTCACCCCACCACACAATCTCTGACGCCGGGATAATTGGTGGTGGCCATATCCCAAAACCCGGCGAGGTTTCGCTGGCGCACAATGGGGTATTATTCCTTGACGAGTTGCCCGAATTTCATAAAAATGTCCTTGAAGTCTTACGCCAGCCCCTTGAGGATGGTTCGGTTACGATCGGCAGGGCAAAAGTTACCCTCACTTATCCTGCCCGTTTTATGCTCGCCGCGGCAATGAATCCATGCCCCTGTGGGTATTTTACTGACCCATATCATGAATGCAGATGCACACCAGTTCAAATCCAGCATTATCGGGCAAAGATCTCAGGACCACTACTTGACCGCATTGATATACATATTGAGGTTCCCGGGCTTAAATACGATGAGCTCAAATCAGCCCAACCCGGAGAATCGTCCGAAGAGATAAAGAAAAGGGTAACAAGGGCAAGAGAAATTCAATTAAATAGATTCAAAGATACAAAAAGAAAGATATTCTGCAACGCCCATATGGAAACAAAGGACATAAGAAAATACTGTACAATAGACGAAGAATCGCAAAATCTCCTTAAAACTGCGATAGAAAAATTTGGACTCTCTGCCCGTGCCTATGATAAAATATTAAAGGTCGCAAGAACCATAGCCGACCTGGAATCGAGTGATGTTATAAAAGTTCAGCATATTGCTGAAGCAATACAATACAGGAGTCTTGATAAAGATGTCTGGCAAAAATTATAA